The DNA sequence CCGCGACCATTCACGAGCAGGATGGGCGGCGATTCCTCGCGAAAGCGAGCGACCGCTACGACATCATCTTCTTCGACGCCTTCGGCAGCAGCTCGATTCCGTTCCACCTCGTCACCCGCGAAGCATTCGCGCTCGCGCGCTCGCGGCTGGCTCGCGGAGGCGTGGTCGTCCTCAATGTCGAAGCGGTCGGCTGGGACGACGCGCTGGTGAAGAGCATGGGGGCTACGCTGGAGACCGAATTCCCTCACGTCTTCGCACTGCCAATCGCCGAGCCGCCGGATCAGCTGGGCAATGTGATCCTGATGGCGGCCGATCGTCCGATGGAGATCTCGGACGCCACGCTGGGCAATCCCGCGGACTGGGAAGTCGATCCTTATCTTCACTGGCGCGTCGTGCTGAGAAACCACGCCTGGGACAACCGCTTCGTTCCGGAAGGCGGTCAAGTGCTCACCGACGACTTGAACCCGGTCGATCTCTGGGCCGAGCGCATCAATCTGGTCGCGCGCCGGCATCTTCATCGTTTCTTCGGCCAGGAGACTCCGACCTGGTGACGATTCCGGCTCGATCCGCCGCATGATCTTCCTGCGGCTCTTCGTCGAGCACCTCCTCCCGATTCTCCTCGTTGCCGGCGCGGGGTTCGCGCTCGCGTCCGTGTTGAAGCTCGACCCTCGGCCGCTCGGAGCGCTGGCGTTCAACCTGCTGGCGCCCTGCCTGATCTTCGAGTCGTTGCTCCACACCCACGTGCCGGCCGAGGCCATGGCACGGATCGGGTTCTTCACCGCCCTGGTGATGGCGGTTCCGGCGGCGCTGGCTTACCTGGTCGCCCGGTGGAGGAGGTGGTCGCGGGCGCAAACCACCGCGGTGGTGCTATGTGCCCTGCTGCCCAACGTCGGCAACTACGGACTCTCGGCGAACCTCCTGGCCTTCGGAGAAGAAGCCCTGGCTTACGCCACCGTGTTCTTCGTCACGTTCTCGATCCTCGCCAACACGGTCGGCGTGCTGATCGCTTCGGCCGGGCGAATGGGCGTCCGTGCCGCGCTGCTCGCCCTCGCTCGCGTGCCGAACATCTGGGCGGTGGTCGCCGCACTGGTCCTGAGAGGGCTGCATTACACGCCTCCTGCGCCGGTCGCCCAGGCCGTGTCGCTCATGGCTTCGGCGTGTATCCCCTTCCTTCTGGTCATCCTGGGCGTCCAGCTGCGAGGCGCTCACCTGCGCGGCGCGGCCGCGCCCATGCTCGTGGCCAGCGGCCTCCGCCTGCTCGTGGGCATGGGCGTCGCGTTCGCCGCCGCGCCGCTCTTTGGATTCGAGGGGCCGGCGCGCCAAGCGGCGATCCTCCAATCCTCGATGCCCACCGCGGTGCTGGCGAGCATCTTCGCCGCCGAATACGACGAGGAGCCCTCGCTCGTGGCGTCGATCGTGCTGCTCACCACGGTGCTGAGCCCCTTCACGCTCACGCCGCTGCTGGCTGTGTTGAGATGAGCGCCGAGGTCCATATCCGTCAGGCGAACGGGAGGGCGTCGGTCACGCGACAGCGGCGTCACGCGGAGTGGAGCAACCGAGCTAGGCGCAAACGTATTGGCCCAGGTGGAGCACCGCGCCGATCCGAGCTTCAGGAGGATCGGTCACGCGGCAGGGCGGACGAGCAAGCCGCTTCGCGCCGTGCGCCGAGTAGCGTGTTCGCGATCGAGGCGCCGGCGCGTCCATTGGAGCGTTGCGTTGGATGGCGGCGCAGCTCGTGCGCCCTGTCGCGTGACCGACGCCCTCACGTTCGCCTGCCGGATTAGACCTCCGCGTGACGTCGCTGCCGACGCCTGACCGACGACGCCCTAACGTTCGCTTGACGCATCGCCTGGCCATTGACATCTGCGACTTCGGTCCCTATTTTTTCCGCACGCGGAAAGGAGGTGGTCCATTGTCTAAACGAATTTCGATGTGGATCGCGGAGGTGGCTGTCCGCTAAGGCGGCCTGCCGGTCCCGGTCGGGCCGTCCGCGAATCCAAGCAGCCCACCGGCAGTGCGGGAGGCGATTCGTCGCCTCCCGCCTTCTCTTTTTGGGTCCTCTATCCCGTCGCGCGGCGCGCGAACATGCGGATCCCCAGCGTCCAGCAGACCGCGGTGATTCCCGCCAGCGCGGGAATCGAGGCGCGCAGGCTCATGTGGGGCATGTCGGGCGTCAGCGTTCCGCGCAACCCTTCGGAGACGTAGACCAGCGGATTGGCGAGCACCGCGATCTGCATCATCGGCACCCGGTCGAGACCCGTCCACGGGTAGTAGGCGCAGCCGAAGAACATCATCGGCCCGATGATGGCGCTGAACAGCAGCCCGATCTGCGCCGGCGGGATGGCGGTGCCGAGCAGCAGACCGAGCGCGGAGAAGGCCGCGGCTCCGAGCACGAACACCAGCACGACTGCCGCGAAATGATCGAGCGTCAATCCAGGGATCGGGCCCATGATGAGGCGCGCCAGCGGCATGACGAACAAGCCGGTGAGCACACCCTGCGCGATGCCCGACAGGATCTTCTGGTGCGCCACCAGCTCGATCGGGACCGGCGCGAGCAGGCGATCCTCGATCTCGCCCCCCAGTCCGAAATCGGCGACCAGTGGCAGCGTCACCGCCTGCAGGCTCGCGATCGTCAGGCTGAGCGCCAGGATGCCGGGCAGCAACGACGACACGTAGAAGCCCTGGACCAGGCCCATGCTCGGAAGCAGGAAGCCGAACACGGTCGTGAACAGAATCGGCTGGAGCGAGGTCCGGATCAGAAAGGCCGGAAGATTGCGGCGAGTCACCCGTGCATCCCGGGCCAGCAGCGCCAGGAGGACGCGCAGCGCCGACACCCGCGGCGCGGTGGCCGAGGACCCAGCCGCATGGCTCACTGCAGGCGCCTCCCGGTCAGGGTGATGAACAACGTCTCGAGGCTCGGCGGCTCGAGGTGGATATGGGTCACGCGTCGTCCCGCCTCTTCGGCGAGCCGGATCAGCTCGGCCAACCGTTCGCCGGGACGCTCGAGGTAGACCCGCAACCTGTCCCCGTGGCCCTCCGTGCGCTCCACGCCGGTCAGCGCGCGTGCTCGTTCCGCCGTGTCAGAGGCCTCGCCGTCGAGCACGATCTCGACCAGGGTCCCACCCGGCGCCCGCGCCTTGAGCGCCGCCGGGGCGTCGAGCGCCAGCAGGACTCCGCGGTCGATGATCGCCACCCGCTGGCACAGCCGATCCGCCTCTTCCATGTAATGGGTCGTCATCACGATCGTCCGGCCCTCGCCGTGCAACCGGCGCAACACGTCCCACAGGGCGTGCCGCGCCTGCGGATCGAGACCCACCGTGGGCTCGTCGAGGAACAGGATCTGGGGTTCGTGGATCAGCGCGCGCGCGATCATCAGCCGCTGCTGCTGCCCACCCGAGAGCTGATCGACCTTGGCATCGGCGCGTGTCTCGAGCTCGAGCGACGACAGGAGCTCCATGGCGCGCGCGCGCGCCTCGCGCGATCCGATGCCGAAATAGGCGGCGTGGAACAGCAGGTTCTCCCGCACCGAGAGGCCCCGATCGGGATTGGGCCGCTGCGGCACGACCCCGATCCGCTGTTTGACGCGGGCCGGCTCACGCATCACGTCGGCGCCGGCGACCGTGGCGTGTCCGGCGCTCGGCCGGACCCGCGTCGTGAGGATTCCCAGCGTCGTGCTCTTGCCCGCTCCGTTGGGGCCGAGCAACCCGAAGAACTCCCCCGGATTCACCTGGAGGTCGAGGTGGTCCAGCGCCGTGACCCCGGGATAGACCTTGCGCAGGCCCGAGGTGCGAATGATGGCCTCGGGGCCGGCATCGAGAGGCGTGAGCACGCCGCCAAACTGAGGCGATGCATCGCCGAGGTCAAGTGATGCGCCTTCACTCGCCCGGGGACTCCGCCTATGATGTCTGGCTCGCCGCGGCAGGCAGGGCCCCGCCCCCCGCTGCGGCTCCACCGTCCGATCGTCAGGAGGCCTGTGTTGAACCCCATCGAAACCGAGCGCCCGGCCGCTTCGCGCCGCACGCCGCTCGAGGCGACCCGTGAAGACCTCAGGAACATCGCGATCGTCGCCCACGTCGACCACGGCAAGACCACGCTGGTGGATGCGATGCTGTGGCAGAGCGGCGTGTTCCGTGAGAACCAGGAAGTCGTCGAGCGGGTGATGGATTCGAACGACCTGGAGCGCGAGCGCGGCATCACCATCCTGGCCAAGAACACCTCGATCCGTTACGGGCGCCACAAGATCAACATCGTCGACACGCCCGGGCACGCGGACTTCGGCGGAGAGGTGGAGCGCACGCTGAAGATGGTGGACGGCGTCCTGCTGCTGGTGGACGCGAGCGAGGGACCGCTGCCGCAGACCCGCTTCGTGCTGCGCAAGGCGCTCGAGCTCGGTCTCGCGCCGATCGTGGTGATCAACAAGATCGATCGCAAGGACGCCCGGCCCAAGGAGGTGCTGGACGAGATCTACGACCTGTTCATCGATCTCGACGCCCAGGAGCACCAGCTGGACTTCCCGGTGCTCTACACGATCGCGAGGGACGGCGTCTGCCGGCTGACGCCGGACGGTGAGAACCACCGTCTCGTCCCTTTGTTCGACGCGATCCTCCAGCACATCCCGGCGCCGCGTTATGAACCCGGAGCGCCGCTCCAGATGCTGGTCCTGAATCTCGACTACTCCGATTATGTCGGCCGCCTCGCGATCGGCCGGATCGTGAATGGCGTCCTCAAACCGCGCCAGCCGGTGGCGATCGCCCGTCTCGACGGCACCCTCGACCGCACCACCGTCACCCGCCTCTACGCCTTCGAGAACCTCGACCGTGTCGAGGTCGAGGAGGCCCAGGCCGGAGAGATCGTGGCGTTGGCGGGCTTCGACGCCGTGCACATCGGCGACACCGTCACCGATCCGGAGCGTCCCTCGCCGCTCCCTCCCGTCATCGTCGACGAGCCGACCGTGAGCATGGTGTTCTCGGTGAACACCTCGCCCTTCGCCGGCCAGGAGGGCAAGCTGGTCACCTCGCGCAACATCGCCGAGCGGCTTCAGAAGGAAACCCTCACCAACGTCAGCATCCGGATCGAGCCCGGTGAGACTCCCGACCAGTTCGTGGTCTCGGGCCGCGGCGAGCTGCAGATGGCGATCCTCATCGAGATGATGCGGCGCGAAGGCTACGAGCTGGCGGTGAGCAAGCCGGAGGTCATCACGCGCAAGGTGGGCGACAAGGTCCACGAGCCGATGGAGAAGCTGGTGATCGACTGCCCGGAGGAGTTCGTGGGCGTGGTGACCGAGAAGGTCGGCCGGCGCAAGGGGCGGATGACCAACATGGTCAACCACGGAACCGGCCGCGTTCGGCTGGAGTTCCGGATCCCCTCGCGCGGGCTGATCGGCTTCCGCAGCCAGTTCCTCACCGATACGCGGGGCACGGGCCTGCTCAACCACCTGTTCGACGGCTACGACGAGTGGCAGGGAGAGATCCCGCATCGCACGAGCGGCGCGCTGGTGGCGGATCGCGCGGGGCGCATCACCGCGTACGCGATCGAGCATCTCCAGGATCGCGGCGACATGTTCGTGGAGCCGAGCGAGCGCTGCTACGAGGGCATGATCGTGGGCGAGAACTCGCGCGAGCAGGACATCGACGTCAACATCGTGAAGGAGAAGAAGCTCACCAACATGCGCTCATCCACCGCCGAGGAAGGCGTGCACCTGCTGCCCGCGCATCGCAAGTCGCTCGAGCAGGCGCTCGAGTGGGTGCGTGACGACGAGCTGCTCGAGGTCACGCCTCAGTCGCTGCGGCTACGCAAGCGCGTGCTTCAGGCGAATCTCCGCCCCAGGTATTGGCAGAAGGGATAGCTCAGGTCCGGCCCGCCCAGCTCGCGCGCGGATCGGGAATCGGCGTGAGCCGTGCCTCGATGTCGGCGCGCTGAGACTCGAACCACGGTGGGAGGATCAGCTTTCGTCCCAGCTCCGCGACCGAGCCGTCGCGCGCGAACCCCGGACCGTCGTCGGCGATCTCGAACAGCACGCCACTCGGCTCGCGGAAGTAGATCGAGTGGAAGTAGTGCCGGTCGATGACCGGCGTGGAAGAGACGCCGGACGCTCGCAGGTGGTCGAGCCATCGCGGGTGCTCCGCGACCGTGGTGCCCCAGGCCACGTGGTGAACCGTTCCGGCGCCGGGCCGGCCAGGTGTGGTGGGCGCCGGGTCGTACGCGATCCATCCGCCGCGCCGCTCGCCGCGCATCTCCCAGGTCGCCTCGCCGATCGCCTTGCCTTCCATCACGCCTTCGAGCAGCGGACGACTTCGCTCCGCCTGCCTCGAGTAGGCTCGCACCCCTTCGAATCCCTGCAGCGCGAGCTCGCGAGGAATCTCCGGATGCTCCGCGACCAGCGGCGCGTCCGCGCTCTCGGGAATCACCAGCTCGTGCGCGAGGCCCTCGGGATCGGTGAACGTCAAACGGCTCCCGTCACGACGCGGGCTCGCCTGCTCGGCGGTGAGCCGGCGCTCCCAGAAGTCCAGCGCCGCGGCGGATGCGACGCGCCACACCACCTGGTGCACCATGCCGCCGCCCGCCCGACCCTGCATGGCGTGCGGATATTCGAAGAAGGTGAGATCGGCGCCGGGCTTGCCTTCCTCGTCGGAATAGAAGACGTGATAGACGAAGGGATCGTCCTGATTGACGCTCTTTCCCACCAGACGCAAACCGAGGACACGCGTGTAGAAGTCGACGTTCTTCAGAACATCGCCCGTGATGCACGTGACGTGGTGAATGCCTTCGAGACGCATGGCAGCCTCCTCCTCTCCCGGGACGACTGTGGAGTCTGGATCGGCTCCCCACGCGGTGCGTCACGGCATCGCCAAGCCTACCACCGGCACACCCGCGCCAAGCTCCTCAACGCGACGACCGCACGATCTTGCGCCGGACGTGCCGGTCGTGAACGTGCGCGTCGATCCAATAGATCCCTGCCGCCGTCTCGGCCCCGGAAGCGGTGCGTCCGTCCCATACGATCCAGGAATCACCCGCCGCGCGTCGGCCGGAAGCCAGCGTCCTGACCACGCGGCCCTGAAGATCGCGAACCACGAAGCTCACCGGAGCATCCTCCGGAAGCGTGAGTCGAAGGCGCACCTCTCCATGACTGGGATTGGGAACCGCAGGCCCCAGCGCGAGGCCCGGCGCGGGCTCGGGAGCCGGTACGCCCACCGGGTTCTGCAGCAGCGCGAGGATCTCGAAGTCATCCAGCGCGGCTTCGACCAGCGAAGGCTCCCCCGCATCCTCGGCCACGAATCGCAGCCGGACCCGATCGGGATCCCCGAGCCGGGCCAGCAGGTCGACGGTCACCGGCACCCATCGGCTCTCCCCCAGGGCCACGGTCTCGACATTCACCCAGGTCGCGCCTCCATCGTTGGAGGCATCGACGCGCCACAGGTCGTCGGGCCGCGCCCCGATGTCGTTCGAATACCAGCGCCGGTAGCGCGCCTCCACCCGGGCGTAGCCGCCCCCCGGATAGAAGGTGTGAACCGGCGACAGCAGCGTCGTGCTTCCTCCGTCGACGTCGGCTGCCCCCACCGCACCCCCTGGAGGACCGTTCTGGGTCACGAAGCAGGCGGCGCCCGGCGTGGGAGTGGTGTCCACGTAGGGCGCGGCCGGCGTACCGCGCGGCGTCACGCGTTCCCACACGCCGCTCACCGCCTGGTCGCCGGCGGCGCCCACCGTCCAGCCGCCGTCGACCTCGAAGGCGTGGAAGACGTTGACGGTCTCGAAGGAGTGGAACGAAGAAAGGATGGAGGGCGAGCTGGCCATGGCACCCGACACGGCTCTGGCCTCGATCCGATATTCCGTGCGGGTTCCGGGGACCGTCGCGGGCAGTTCCGCCGCGTATTCCTGCGGGGACCCGGTCGGGCTCATGGGCACGGTGACGATCGATCCACCCTCCACCCGATAGACCAGCCTCGGTGACGCGGGGTCGAGACTCGACGTGCCGGGCGAGATCACGGCGCGCACGACGGGCGACGGGGGACCTTCCCTGCGGTTGGTCAGCCGCGCATGCGTCATCAGGATGGGCGCGATCGCGCGCGCCGAGAACGAATAGGAAATGGCGGGATTGGCGGGCGTGGGATTCCCCACCACCATCGCCGCCCATTCGATCTCTCCCCAGTCGAGCCCCGAGACCTGCACCGTGGCCATGCCCGACACCGGAACCACGGGGATGGTGGTCAGTGAGCCGGCCCGCAGGCGAAGCAGCAACGTCACCTGCCAGGAGTTCCCGGGCGCACCGGAGAAGGTGAACTCGGGCGTCCCACCGAGGGTCGCCCCTGCATTCGAGATCAGATGCGTGCTGGCGGCGGTCCCATTGACCGGCCATGAGACGGAAGCGACCGGCAGGGTCTCGTGGATGAACGTGGCCGGCGTCGTCGGGTACT is a window from the Candidatus Eisenbacteria bacterium genome containing:
- a CDS encoding AEC family transporter, coding for MIFLRLFVEHLLPILLVAGAGFALASVLKLDPRPLGALAFNLLAPCLIFESLLHTHVPAEAMARIGFFTALVMAVPAALAYLVARWRRWSRAQTTAVVLCALLPNVGNYGLSANLLAFGEEALAYATVFFVTFSILANTVGVLIASAGRMGVRAALLALARVPNIWAVVAALVLRGLHYTPPAPVAQAVSLMASACIPFLLVILGVQLRGAHLRGAAAPMLVASGLRLLVGMGVAFAAAPLFGFEGPARQAAILQSSMPTAVLASIFAAEYDEEPSLVASIVLLTTVLSPFTLTPLLAVLR
- a CDS encoding ABC transporter permease, producing MSHAAGSSATAPRVSALRVLLALLARDARVTRRNLPAFLIRTSLQPILFTTVFGFLLPSMGLVQGFYVSSLLPGILALSLTIASLQAVTLPLVADFGLGGEIEDRLLAPVPIELVAHQKILSGIAQGVLTGLFVMPLARLIMGPIPGLTLDHFAAVVLVFVLGAAAFSALGLLLGTAIPPAQIGLLFSAIIGPMMFFGCAYYPWTGLDRVPMMQIAVLANPLVYVSEGLRGTLTPDMPHMSLRASIPALAGITAVCWTLGIRMFARRATG
- a CDS encoding ABC transporter ATP-binding protein produces the protein MLTPLDAGPEAIIRTSGLRKVYPGVTALDHLDLQVNPGEFFGLLGPNGAGKSTTLGILTTRVRPSAGHATVAGADVMREPARVKQRIGVVPQRPNPDRGLSVRENLLFHAAYFGIGSREARARAMELLSSLELETRADAKVDQLSGGQQQRLMIARALIHEPQILFLDEPTVGLDPQARHALWDVLRRLHGEGRTIVMTTHYMEEADRLCQRVAIIDRGVLLALDAPAALKARAPGGTLVEIVLDGEASDTAERARALTGVERTEGHGDRLRVYLERPGERLAELIRLAEEAGRRVTHIHLEPPSLETLFITLTGRRLQ
- the typA gene encoding translational GTPase TypA; protein product: METERPAASRRTPLEATREDLRNIAIVAHVDHGKTTLVDAMLWQSGVFRENQEVVERVMDSNDLERERGITILAKNTSIRYGRHKINIVDTPGHADFGGEVERTLKMVDGVLLLVDASEGPLPQTRFVLRKALELGLAPIVVINKIDRKDARPKEVLDEIYDLFIDLDAQEHQLDFPVLYTIARDGVCRLTPDGENHRLVPLFDAILQHIPAPRYEPGAPLQMLVLNLDYSDYVGRLAIGRIVNGVLKPRQPVAIARLDGTLDRTTVTRLYAFENLDRVEVEEAQAGEIVALAGFDAVHIGDTVTDPERPSPLPPVIVDEPTVSMVFSVNTSPFAGQEGKLVTSRNIAERLQKETLTNVSIRIEPGETPDQFVVSGRGELQMAILIEMMRREGYELAVSKPEVITRKVGDKVHEPMEKLVIDCPEEFVGVVTEKVGRRKGRMTNMVNHGTGRVRLEFRIPSRGLIGFRSQFLTDTRGTGLLNHLFDGYDEWQGEIPHRTSGALVADRAGRITAYAIEHLQDRGDMFVEPSERCYEGMIVGENSREQDIDVNIVKEKKLTNMRSSTAEEGVHLLPAHRKSLEQALEWVRDDELLEVTPQSLRLRKRVLQANLRPRYWQKG
- a CDS encoding VOC family protein, with product MRLEGIHHVTCITGDVLKNVDFYTRVLGLRLVGKSVNQDDPFVYHVFYSDEEGKPGADLTFFEYPHAMQGRAGGGMVHQVVWRVASAAALDFWERRLTAEQASPRRDGSRLTFTDPEGLAHELVIPESADAPLVAEHPEIPRELALQGFEGVRAYSRQAERSRPLLEGVMEGKAIGEATWEMRGERRGGWIAYDPAPTTPGRPGAGTVHHVAWGTTVAEHPRWLDHLRASGVSSTPVIDRHYFHSIYFREPSGVLFEIADDGPGFARDGSVAELGRKLILPPWFESQRADIEARLTPIPDPRASWAGRT
- a CDS encoding MXAN_6640 family putative metalloprotease: MAATHSRFWSIACLGAGCLIAGTATADPPVQRTALERLDDAVARGEIAPAEAARERFFYLFDRRRMALTFSAAGEPPAKCGTRLLVELQSQRAILDPATRALLDAKLTGVQSPGTSDYTTAHFRIEFATSGPDAPVSTDVAPANGIPDFVEWTGAACEQAWATEVGQLGYTAPAIANGQNARYPVTYQAQESYGYTTVISGQQTRIVLHPSYAGFPFNDDPEGDVIGALRVTVAHELKHAIQRMYSPWTEDNWLELDATWVEDVVFDQVNDYVHFVRGAGSPFSDPALPLFQGNLASYEDCNWETYLAATLGPDHLRAFWERRRDFAGESVLLSWQQNLAAAGTDLAGVWRDYVAWNFASGEHAVPGYGYEEAAEYPTTPATFIHETLPVASVSWPVNGTAASTHLISNAGATLGGTPEFTFSGAPGNSWQVTLLLRLRAGSLTTIPVVPVSGMATVQVSGLDWGEIEWAAMVVGNPTPANPAISYSFSARAIAPILMTHARLTNRREGPPSPVVRAVISPGTSSLDPASPRLVYRVEGGSIVTVPMSPTGSPQEYAAELPATVPGTRTEYRIEARAVSGAMASSPSILSSFHSFETVNVFHAFEVDGGWTVGAAGDQAVSGVWERVTPRGTPAAPYVDTTPTPGAACFVTQNGPPGGAVGAADVDGGSTTLLSPVHTFYPGGGYARVEARYRRWYSNDIGARPDDLWRVDASNDGGATWVNVETVALGESRWVPVTVDLLARLGDPDRVRLRFVAEDAGEPSLVEAALDDFEILALLQNPVGVPAPEPAPGLALGPAVPNPSHGEVRLRLTLPEDAPVSFVVRDLQGRVVRTLASGRRAAGDSWIVWDGRTASGAETAAGIYWIDAHVHDRHVRRKIVRSSR